A genomic region of Stenotrophomonas sp. NA06056 contains the following coding sequences:
- a CDS encoding CvpA family protein, with product MIDVVLLIVIAASTLLGLLRGFVGIVIGTVSWLVAAWAAFAFGNDAARWWAAPAAPGGEHFIGGYLSVGIGVMIVVAVIGMVIKAIVHRNMLGSLDRLLGGILGAVRGGLIAAVLLLLAGFTPLTAEPSWRGSALRPVLNPVVGWMNSKLPQWQVPGADLLPKALPMDALSPSALMELGKSAGVGVGKPGATGDNGVLDQIVAGSGWLRPAKAEQGEAYDPAEVRPDAPALPGSIEPGDPANVDRRRGDNSGQARPPSL from the coding sequence ATGATCGACGTGGTGCTGCTGATCGTGATCGCCGCCTCGACCCTGCTCGGGTTGCTGCGCGGCTTCGTGGGCATTGTCATCGGCACCGTATCGTGGCTGGTAGCTGCCTGGGCGGCCTTTGCCTTCGGCAACGACGCCGCGCGCTGGTGGGCGGCACCGGCCGCGCCCGGCGGCGAGCATTTCATCGGTGGTTACCTGAGCGTCGGCATCGGCGTGATGATCGTCGTCGCCGTGATCGGCATGGTCATCAAGGCCATCGTTCACCGCAACATGCTGGGCAGCCTGGACCGCCTGCTGGGCGGGATCCTCGGCGCCGTGCGTGGCGGACTCATCGCAGCCGTGCTGCTGCTGCTGGCCGGCTTCACCCCGCTGACCGCCGAACCCTCCTGGCGTGGCTCGGCGCTGCGTCCGGTGCTGAACCCTGTCGTGGGCTGGATGAACAGCAAGCTGCCGCAGTGGCAGGTGCCGGGGGCCGATCTGCTGCCCAAGGCCTTGCCGATGGACGCACTGTCCCCATCTGCGTTGATGGAACTGGGCAAGAGCGCTGGCGTTGGAGTGGGCAAGCCGGGGGCGACAGGCGATAATGGCGTTCTCGATCAGATAGTGGCGGGCAGCGGATGGCTGCGGCCTGCGAAGGCGGAACAGGGCGAGGCATATGATCCGGCCGAAGTGCGCCCGGACGCCCCAGCACTACCGGGCAGCATCGAGCCGGGCGATCCGGCCAATGTCGACCGCAGACGCGGCGACAACTCTGGCCAGGCACGGCCACCTTCCTTGTAA
- a CDS encoding glycosyltransferase family 1 protein, producing the protein MRYAIVTETYPPEINGVALTVQGLEQGLRAAGHEVDLIRPRQVSEALETAPGTLLVPGAALPRYPGLRFGLPAPIRLGRHWRQQRPDAIYVATEGPLGWSALRTARRLGIPVATGFHTRFDEYLPDYGVAWLQSAAMRWMRRFHNQADATLVPTRELQEFLTEQGFERVRLLARAVDSQQFDPSRRDPALREEWGIDGTGLAAIYVGRIAAEKNLGLAVKAFRRLQQVRPKARFIWVGDGPAREKLAHENPDFIFCGIQRGDALARHFASGDLFLFPSRSETFGNVTLESMASGLATVAFDYGAAREYLRNGENGAAVDGDEQFVQAAVQLAADDALRRELGGNAARAMKRLHPQQVVAEFEDLLAELASARRSGHAHHAA; encoded by the coding sequence ATGCGCTATGCCATCGTCACCGAAACCTACCCACCGGAGATCAACGGCGTCGCACTGACCGTGCAGGGCCTGGAGCAGGGATTGCGCGCCGCCGGCCACGAGGTCGACCTGATCCGTCCGCGACAGGTCAGCGAAGCGCTGGAGACGGCGCCGGGCACCTTGTTGGTACCGGGCGCGGCATTGCCGCGCTATCCCGGCCTGCGCTTCGGCCTGCCGGCACCGATCCGGTTGGGCAGGCACTGGCGGCAGCAGCGCCCGGATGCGATCTACGTGGCGACCGAGGGCCCGCTGGGCTGGTCGGCGCTGCGCACCGCACGGCGCCTCGGCATTCCGGTCGCTACCGGATTCCACACCCGCTTCGACGAATACCTGCCCGACTATGGCGTGGCGTGGCTGCAATCGGCGGCAATGCGCTGGATGCGTCGCTTCCACAACCAGGCTGACGCAACCCTCGTGCCCACCCGCGAACTGCAGGAATTCCTGACCGAGCAGGGCTTCGAGCGTGTGCGCCTGCTCGCGCGTGCGGTCGACAGCCAGCAGTTCGACCCGTCGCGGCGCGACCCGGCGCTGCGCGAGGAATGGGGCATCGATGGCACCGGCCTGGCAGCGATCTACGTCGGCCGCATCGCCGCCGAAAAGAATCTCGGCCTGGCGGTGAAGGCGTTCCGCAGGCTGCAGCAGGTACGCCCGAAAGCGCGTTTCATCTGGGTCGGCGATGGCCCGGCGCGCGAGAAGCTGGCGCATGAGAATCCCGATTTCATCTTCTGTGGCATCCAGCGCGGCGATGCCCTGGCCCGACATTTCGCCAGTGGCGACCTGTTCCTGTTCCCCAGCCGCAGCGAGACATTCGGCAACGTGACCCTGGAAAGCATGGCAAGCGGCCTGGCGACGGTCGCTTTCGACTACGGCGCGGCCCGCGAGTACCTGCGCAACGGCGAGAACGGTGCGGCAGTGGATGGCGACGAGCAGTTCGTGCAGGCAGCGGTTCAACTGGCTGCCGATGATGCCCTGCGCCGCGAACTGGGCGGCAACGCGGCACGGGCAATGAAGCGACTGCACCCACAGCAGGTGGTGGCGGAGTTTGAAGACCTGCTGGCGGAACTGGCCAGCGCGCGGAGGAGCGGACATGCGCACCACGCCGCTTGA
- a CDS encoding phosphatase PAP2 family protein, protein MRTTPLELLAGREARLCRRANHYCRRRRVRRAFSIISRLGDGVFWYVLMGALVLIDGFDGLRASVHMAATGLAALLLYKGLKRWTRRPRPYAADLRIRAWVAPLDEFSFPSGHTLHAVSFTIVALAYYPWLAPLLVPFTFGVGLSRVVLGLHYPSDVLAATGIAALLASASLAWLPLPV, encoded by the coding sequence ATGCGCACCACGCCGCTTGAACTGCTGGCAGGTCGCGAAGCCCGGTTGTGTCGGCGTGCCAACCACTACTGCCGACGTCGCCGCGTGCGGCGTGCCTTCTCGATCATCAGCCGGCTCGGCGATGGCGTGTTCTGGTACGTATTGATGGGTGCGCTGGTGCTCATTGATGGCTTCGACGGCCTGCGTGCATCGGTGCACATGGCCGCCACCGGGCTGGCCGCACTGCTGCTGTACAAGGGGTTGAAACGCTGGACCCGGCGGCCACGGCCGTACGCGGCCGACCTGCGTATCCGCGCCTGGGTGGCGCCGCTGGATGAGTTCAGTTTCCCATCCGGGCATACGCTGCATGCGGTGTCGTTCACCATCGTCGCGCTGGCCTATTACCCCTGGCTGGCACCGCTGCTGGTGCCGTTCACCTTTGGTGTGGGCCTGTCACGCGTGGTACTTGGCCTGCACTACCCAAGTGACGTTCTGGCTGCCACCGGCATCGCCGCACTGCTGGCCTCGGCCAGCCTGGCTTGGCTGCCGCTGCCGGTGTAG
- a CDS encoding SPOR domain-containing protein, translated as MDTPLKQRLIGAIVLVALAVIFLPMLVKGPAPDSGVANVPIAAPDAPADGQFETRELPLVAPAGGATGLQSGQARPVDEAAAPAAPPTVDTSPAVAAGNYAVTFGAYGSQADADAVVAYLKRSQLPGFIETASINGRPAWRVRVGPYADRAQAEAGRLQAVKVRADVKAEVITLDAKPSTSAPVASTPAPAPSASTPIAAATPSATGNPVRSESLPPSTPTAAAPPATKPVAKPEPKPEPKPETTASKPATPPTTPAAPAASGVGFAVQLGAFGQANDANALRDKVRAAGFSAFVEQVRTEKGSLHRVRVGPVANRADAEQLKAQVAAKVGVAGMVRPHP; from the coding sequence GTGGATACGCCCCTGAAACAGCGTCTGATTGGTGCCATCGTCCTGGTGGCCTTGGCCGTCATCTTCCTGCCGATGCTCGTCAAGGGCCCGGCGCCGGACAGCGGTGTGGCCAATGTGCCGATCGCTGCACCCGATGCGCCGGCCGATGGCCAGTTCGAGACCCGTGAACTGCCGCTGGTCGCGCCTGCCGGTGGCGCCACCGGTCTGCAGAGTGGCCAGGCGCGTCCCGTCGATGAGGCTGCCGCACCGGCTGCACCGCCGACCGTGGACACGTCGCCAGCCGTCGCCGCCGGCAACTACGCAGTGACCTTTGGCGCCTACGGCAGCCAGGCCGATGCCGATGCGGTGGTCGCCTATCTGAAGCGCTCGCAGCTTCCGGGCTTCATCGAGACCGCATCGATCAACGGTCGCCCGGCCTGGCGCGTGCGCGTTGGACCGTATGCCGACCGTGCCCAGGCCGAAGCGGGCCGGCTGCAGGCGGTCAAGGTCCGTGCCGACGTGAAGGCAGAAGTCATCACCCTCGATGCGAAGCCCTCGACCAGCGCACCGGTGGCCAGTACGCCGGCGCCCGCGCCGAGCGCCAGTACCCCGATCGCGGCGGCTACGCCGTCGGCGACCGGCAACCCGGTGCGCAGTGAAAGCCTGCCGCCGAGCACGCCGACCGCAGCAGCGCCGCCGGCTACCAAGCCGGTGGCCAAGCCGGAACCGAAGCCCGAGCCCAAGCCGGAAACCACCGCCAGCAAGCCGGCCACGCCGCCGACTACGCCGGCTGCACCGGCCGCCAGCGGCGTGGGTTTTGCCGTGCAGCTTGGCGCGTTCGGCCAGGCCAACGACGCCAACGCCCTGCGCGACAAGGTCCGCGCGGCAGGTTTCAGCGCCTTCGTCGAGCAGGTGCGCACCGAAAAGGGCAGCCTGCACCGGGTCCGTGTCGGGCCGGTGGCCAACCGCGCCGATGCCGAACAGTTGAAGGCGCAGGTCGCCGCCAAGGTCGGCGTGGCCGGCATGGTGCGACCGCACCCATGA
- the folC gene encoding bifunctional tetrahydrofolate synthase/dihydrofolate synthase produces the protein MKNTPTTLAEWLDYIERQHPATIDMGLERVRTVATAMGLGAPARHTIVVGGTNGKGSTVAFIEAIARAAGWKVGAYTSPHLLRYNERVRVDGQDVDDAALVAAFNTVEAARGDVTLTYFEYGTLAALQLFADAALDLAVLEVGLGGRLDAVNIVDADVSVITTVDIDHAEWLGEDRETIGAEKAGIIRGWKPVILGETDPPSSVLARAYLVGANAIRGGSDYFYEPIDAQRWRWRDVGTRLELPTPALAGPIQLANAGAAIAALRALDKPVPRAAWAAGVAAARIAGRLQAFERDGVQVRVDVGHNPQAAAQLARALKAEAAPGRTLAVYAALQDKDAVGVVQALQGVVGDWTLAGLDGPRGQSAVQLQTRLADTAAATATLADTVEQALAQVLARAERGDRVLVFGSFHTAAAALQWLQAHT, from the coding sequence GTGAAGAACACCCCGACCACTCTGGCCGAATGGCTGGATTACATTGAACGCCAGCACCCGGCCACCATCGACATGGGACTGGAGCGCGTGCGCACCGTTGCCACCGCGATGGGCCTGGGCGCGCCGGCCAGGCACACCATCGTGGTCGGTGGCACCAACGGCAAGGGTTCCACCGTTGCCTTCATCGAAGCCATCGCGCGCGCTGCGGGCTGGAAGGTCGGTGCGTACACCTCGCCGCACCTGCTGCGCTACAACGAGCGCGTGCGCGTCGATGGCCAGGATGTCGACGACGCTGCACTGGTCGCTGCGTTCAATACGGTCGAGGCAGCGCGCGGCGATGTGACGCTGACCTATTTCGAGTACGGCACGCTGGCCGCGCTGCAGTTGTTCGCCGATGCCGCTCTCGATCTGGCCGTGCTGGAAGTCGGCCTGGGTGGCCGTCTGGATGCGGTCAACATTGTCGACGCCGATGTGTCGGTGATCACCACCGTGGATATCGACCACGCCGAATGGCTGGGCGAGGACCGCGAGACCATCGGTGCCGAGAAGGCCGGCATCATCCGCGGCTGGAAGCCGGTGATCCTGGGCGAGACCGATCCGCCGTCGAGCGTGCTGGCGCGCGCCTACCTGGTAGGTGCCAACGCGATCCGCGGTGGCAGCGACTATTTCTACGAACCGATCGACGCCCAGCGTTGGCGTTGGCGCGATGTCGGCACACGCCTGGAGTTGCCGACCCCTGCGCTGGCCGGGCCGATCCAGCTGGCCAACGCCGGTGCGGCGATCGCTGCGCTGCGTGCGCTGGACAAGCCGGTGCCGCGCGCGGCATGGGCCGCAGGCGTGGCCGCGGCGCGCATTGCCGGGCGCCTGCAGGCGTTCGAGCGCGACGGCGTGCAGGTTCGCGTCGATGTCGGCCACAACCCGCAGGCGGCCGCCCAGCTGGCGCGCGCGCTGAAGGCCGAGGCCGCCCCCGGGCGCACTCTGGCGGTGTACGCCGCGCTGCAGGACAAGGATGCTGTCGGCGTGGTGCAGGCCCTGCAGGGCGTGGTGGGCGACTGGACCCTGGCCGGGCTGGACGGCCCGCGTGGCCAGAGTGCGGTGCAGCTGCAGACGCGCTTGGCCGATACCGCGGCAGCCACTGCGACGCTGGCCGACACGGTCGAACAGGCGCTGGCGCAGGTGCTGGCGCGCGCCGAGCGAGGTGATCGGGTTCTGGTGTTCGGTTCCTTCCACACTGCCGCCGCTGCGCTGCAATGGCTGCAGGCCCACACCTGA
- a CDS encoding DUF2235 domain-containing protein, which translates to MHMAPGQHSSDMTADPGLLRIGLFFDGTRNNAHNLAQGHRQPPRPRPALLRADDDSTYQSRLTSSYDNGATNIARLHQLYPDSRRTPGSTPSLAIYVEGVGTRDDAEDDLIGLAFGIGASGVRAKVQRALQALLPAALSALAVQWRAPLHSVQLDLFGYSRGAAAARDVANNLRGWDAPHWRQLLQQAGLSCSADFALLRPALRFIGLFDTVVAVNGGRADEQPRIALPAGIAEAVLQLSARDEHRQHYALTTVAPAYPEIALPGVHANIGGGYDQVEEGPKLLSRPRRQQLRRPGVEDYQTPPLAQLQATTAYAEAQADAERWRQQLGLSPKEVWVDVWHQWQQQRRAGSRSVLMSPVLYVTAAVVLHRRIDWRYQLVALQVMQKHAIDAGVTWTADAAEVAGWELPSALQPIARRLIAGQPLTPTQEALLRRRYLMQSAHWNFDALGDTALTYAADAGVSELPYRPGPGLFYINRPTVDGRRVVLPNG; encoded by the coding sequence ATGCACATGGCACCAGGACAGCACAGCAGTGACATGACGGCTGATCCGGGCCTGCTGCGGATCGGCCTGTTCTTCGACGGTACCCGCAACAACGCGCACAACCTGGCGCAGGGGCACCGGCAGCCGCCGCGACCACGCCCTGCCCTGCTCCGCGCCGATGATGATTCGACCTACCAGAGCCGACTGACCAGCAGCTACGACAACGGCGCCACCAACATCGCGCGCCTGCATCAGCTGTATCCGGACAGCCGACGCACGCCTGGCAGCACGCCCTCGCTGGCGATCTATGTTGAAGGTGTCGGTACCCGTGACGACGCTGAGGACGACCTGATCGGCCTGGCCTTCGGCATCGGTGCCAGCGGCGTGCGGGCGAAAGTGCAGCGTGCACTGCAGGCGCTGCTGCCGGCGGCACTGTCGGCGCTTGCAGTGCAGTGGCGCGCGCCCCTGCACAGCGTGCAGCTGGATCTGTTCGGTTACTCGCGGGGCGCAGCCGCCGCGCGCGATGTGGCCAACAACCTGCGAGGGTGGGATGCCCCGCACTGGCGGCAGCTGCTGCAGCAGGCCGGGCTTTCGTGCAGCGCCGACTTCGCCCTGCTACGGCCGGCACTGCGCTTCATCGGCCTGTTCGACACAGTGGTCGCCGTCAACGGGGGACGCGCCGACGAGCAACCCCGCATCGCCCTGCCCGCAGGCATCGCCGAGGCGGTGTTGCAGCTCAGCGCGCGCGATGAGCATCGCCAGCACTATGCACTGACCACCGTGGCACCAGCCTATCCCGAGATCGCATTGCCTGGTGTGCACGCCAACATCGGCGGCGGCTACGACCAGGTGGAAGAAGGGCCCAAGCTGCTCAGCAGGCCGCGACGGCAGCAACTGCGCCGGCCCGGCGTGGAGGACTACCAGACGCCGCCACTGGCCCAGCTGCAGGCAACGACCGCCTACGCTGAAGCACAGGCCGACGCCGAACGCTGGCGGCAGCAGTTGGGGCTGAGTCCGAAGGAAGTCTGGGTCGATGTCTGGCACCAGTGGCAGCAGCAGCGACGCGCGGGCAGCCGCAGCGTGCTGATGTCGCCGGTGCTGTACGTCACCGCGGCAGTGGTGCTGCACCGACGCATCGATTGGCGCTATCAGCTGGTTGCACTGCAGGTGATGCAGAAGCACGCCATCGATGCCGGCGTGACCTGGACCGCTGATGCCGCCGAGGTGGCGGGGTGGGAGCTGCCCAGCGCGTTGCAGCCGATCGCTCGTCGCCTGATCGCCGGCCAGCCGCTGACCCCGACGCAGGAAGCGTTGCTGCGCCGCCGTTACCTGATGCAGTCCGCGCACTGGAATTTCGATGCACTGGGCGATACCGCGCTGACCTACGCCGCCGATGCTGGTGTCAGCGAGTTACCGTATCGACCCGGGCCGGGGTTGTTCTACATCAACCGGCCGACGGTGGATGGCAGGCGCGTGGTGTTGCCGAACGGGTGA
- a CDS encoding ferritin-like domain-containing protein has translation MNDVPDVGGNLLRAAQQCLAEADPLRKVALTQAYAAAFRAGRLSVPAEVPPADPIRMPGRPPQLMMVHPREVPRRGLGGVPGRAAFIHAIAHIELNAIDLAWDAVYRFRGLPAAFHADWVSCADDESRHFMLLRERLLAHGHDYADFPAHNGLWEMCEKTAHDGLARMALVPRVLEARGLDVTPGMIDKLRNVGDGETADVLEVILREEVAHVAAGSRWFRWYCERAGVEPRARFKELLVEYAGGYLHGPFNIEARLLAGFDADELANLIEQAG, from the coding sequence GTGAACGATGTGCCCGACGTCGGTGGCAATCTGCTGCGCGCCGCGCAGCAGTGCCTGGCCGAAGCCGATCCCCTGCGCAAGGTCGCACTGACCCAGGCCTACGCCGCTGCGTTCCGCGCCGGCCGCTTGAGCGTGCCGGCCGAGGTGCCGCCAGCGGATCCGATCCGCATGCCGGGCCGCCCGCCGCAGCTGATGATGGTGCATCCGCGTGAAGTGCCGAGGCGCGGCCTGGGCGGGGTACCCGGGCGCGCCGCGTTCATCCACGCCATCGCCCATATCGAACTCAATGCGATCGACCTGGCCTGGGATGCGGTCTACCGCTTCCGTGGTCTGCCAGCTGCGTTCCATGCCGACTGGGTGAGCTGCGCGGACGATGAATCGCGCCACTTCATGCTGTTGCGCGAGCGCCTGTTGGCGCATGGCCACGACTACGCCGATTTCCCCGCCCACAACGGCCTGTGGGAGATGTGCGAGAAGACCGCGCACGACGGCCTGGCGCGCATGGCGCTGGTGCCGCGCGTGCTGGAAGCACGTGGGCTGGACGTGACCCCGGGCATGATCGACAAGCTGCGCAACGTCGGCGATGGTGAAACCGCCGATGTGCTGGAGGTGATCCTGCGCGAGGAGGTTGCCCACGTTGCCGCTGGATCGCGCTGGTTCCGGTGGTACTGCGAGCGCGCAGGTGTCGAACCGCGCGCACGTTTCAAGGAACTGCTGGTCGAGTATGCCGGGGGCTACCTGCACGGACCGTTCAATATCGAGGCGCGCCTGCTGGCCGGGTTCGATGCGGATGAACTCGCCAATCTGATCGAACAGGCGGGTTGA
- a CDS encoding M12 family metallo-peptidase — translation MMSRSISKATGGLLLGLSVAATASAAPLFEPVTVLSRASATSEPALGRLLATPSTAAVQEVRVDAAATAQPQLEFELLGQKVQAVRSKVEALPDGGSVWYGQLRAPSDRLQAATSNGQDDPGNSVILVRSGNTLTGSIRKDGKLYRLRPLGNRHVLVEVDESRMPADHPADYNQLPKIAMPANDRLGAAQASSGSPATIRVLVVATNAAVAAYGGNMQSLVQLAVAESNQGYVNSNVGLTLQLAGYETTSYAESGNFTTDLSRFRGTSDGYMDSIHTSRNNTAADVGVLLINNTSYCGLASGIGSTASTAFAAVYWDCATGYYSFAHEIGHLQSARHDIASDPSTSPYAYGHGYRYEPASGSRWRTIMAYDCSAGCPRLNYWSNPNISYNGVPMGIASSADNQRVLVNTKATIAAFR, via the coding sequence ATGATGTCCAGATCGATAAGTAAAGCGACAGGTGGTCTGTTGTTGGGATTGTCGGTAGCCGCGACCGCCAGTGCGGCGCCGCTGTTCGAGCCGGTCACCGTGCTCAGCCGTGCATCGGCCACCAGTGAGCCGGCACTGGGGCGGTTGCTGGCCACCCCGTCCACCGCCGCTGTACAGGAAGTGCGTGTCGATGCCGCTGCCACCGCGCAGCCGCAACTGGAATTCGAGCTGCTTGGACAGAAGGTGCAGGCCGTTCGCAGCAAGGTCGAGGCGCTGCCGGATGGCGGCAGCGTCTGGTACGGCCAGTTGCGCGCGCCGTCCGATCGCCTGCAGGCGGCCACGTCCAATGGCCAGGACGATCCGGGCAACTCGGTGATCCTGGTGCGCTCTGGCAATACCCTGACCGGCTCGATCCGCAAGGACGGCAAACTGTATCGCCTGCGCCCGCTGGGCAACCGCCACGTGCTGGTCGAGGTGGATGAATCGCGGATGCCGGCTGACCATCCGGCCGACTACAACCAGTTGCCGAAGATCGCCATGCCGGCCAATGATCGACTCGGCGCCGCGCAGGCCTCGTCGGGAAGTCCGGCGACCATCCGCGTGCTGGTGGTGGCGACCAATGCTGCGGTGGCCGCCTACGGTGGCAACATGCAGTCGCTGGTGCAGCTGGCCGTTGCCGAATCCAACCAGGGTTACGTCAACAGCAACGTTGGCCTGACCCTGCAGCTGGCCGGCTATGAAACCACCAGCTACGCTGAGTCCGGCAATTTCACCACGGACCTGTCGCGCTTCCGTGGCACCAGCGACGGCTACATGGACAGCATCCACACCAGCCGCAACAACACGGCCGCCGACGTCGGCGTGCTGCTGATCAACAACACCAGCTATTGCGGTCTGGCGTCGGGCATCGGCTCCACCGCGTCGACTGCGTTCGCCGCGGTGTACTGGGATTGCGCCACCGGCTACTACTCGTTCGCCCATGAAATCGGCCACCTGCAGAGCGCGCGGCACGATATCGCCAGTGATCCGAGCACGTCACCGTATGCCTATGGCCATGGCTATCGCTATGAACCGGCCAGCGGATCGCGCTGGCGAACGATCATGGCCTATGACTGCTCGGCCGGCTGCCCGCGGCTGAATTACTGGTCCAATCCGAACATCAGCTACAACGGTGTGCCGATGGGTATCGCCAGCAGTGCCGACAACCAGCGCGTGCTGGTCAATACCAAGGCCACCATCGCGGCCTTCCGCTGA
- the lpxH gene encoding UDP-2,3-diacylglucosamine diphosphatase translates to MTTLFISDLHLDPSRPAITDLFLRFLREEAPGADALYILGDLFEAWIGDDTPSAAADAVADALKVLSDNGVPVFFIRGNRDFLLGEDYARRAGLRILPDPCMIELYGRPVLLQHGDLLCTDDIPYQQFRAQTRDPVFQAQFLSQPLAARIAFAQKARDASQARQSEMKQGDRAQFETVTDVAPAEVEATYVRHGVDTMIHGHTHRPAIHSLQAGGRSCTRIVLGDWYEQGSVLRVDANGWTLETLSRE, encoded by the coding sequence ATGACCACGTTGTTCATCTCCGATCTGCATCTGGACCCCAGCCGTCCGGCCATCACCGACCTGTTCCTGCGCTTCCTGCGCGAGGAAGCGCCCGGCGCCGATGCGCTGTACATCCTCGGCGATCTGTTCGAAGCCTGGATCGGCGATGACACTCCCTCGGCCGCTGCCGACGCGGTAGCCGATGCCCTGAAGGTGCTGTCCGACAACGGCGTGCCGGTCTTCTTCATCCGCGGAAACCGTGACTTCCTGCTGGGCGAAGACTATGCCCGCCGCGCGGGCCTGCGTATCCTCCCGGACCCGTGCATGATCGAGCTGTACGGTCGCCCGGTGCTGCTGCAGCACGGCGATCTGCTGTGCACCGATGACATTCCCTACCAGCAGTTCCGCGCACAGACCCGCGACCCGGTCTTCCAGGCGCAGTTCCTGTCGCAGCCGCTGGCCGCGCGCATCGCCTTCGCACAGAAAGCGCGCGATGCCAGCCAGGCGCGCCAGTCGGAAATGAAGCAGGGCGACCGTGCGCAGTTCGAAACCGTCACCGACGTGGCCCCGGCCGAAGTGGAAGCCACCTACGTGCGCCACGGCGTGGACACGATGATCCATGGCCACACCCATCGCCCGGCGATCCACAGCCTGCAGGCCGGCGGACGCAGCTGCACCCGCATCGTGCTGGGTGACTGGTACGAACAGGGTTCGGTGCTGCGCGTGGACGCCAACGGCTGGACCCTGGAAACGCTCAGCCGCGAATGA
- the purF gene encoding amidophosphoribosyltransferase has product MCGIVGIVGNQNVAGQLYDGLTVLQHRGQDAAGIATVNGSRLRVQKATGLVRDVFDARTMSTLEGSVGIAHVRYPTAGSEGMDEAQPFYVNSPYGIALAHNGNLINTEALRQQVFEQDRRNVNTDSDSEVLLNVFAYELEQQRQLSPEAAIRAVAGVHRRCKGGYAVVSVVLGLGLVAFRDPHGIRPLVLGKRSHAEGDEYIVASESAALDVLGFQRVRDVQPGEALVITARGELFSEICAEPAEHTPCIFEYVYFARPDSMIDNVSVHKARMRMGIKLGEKILRLRPDHDIDTIIPIPDTSRDAALEISNVLGVKYREGFIKNRYIGRTFIMPGQGERVKSVRRKLNPIHLEFRNRVVLLVDDSIVRGTTSQQIVQMARDAGARKVYLASAAPPVRYPNIYGIDMPAAEELVAHNRSIEEIEAHLGCDWLIYQDIEDMEAAVSEGNPALRNFDSSCFNGHYPTGIEPGYFERIQQLRSDDAKHKRRA; this is encoded by the coding sequence ATGTGTGGCATCGTCGGAATCGTCGGCAACCAGAATGTCGCCGGGCAGTTGTATGACGGCTTGACCGTCCTCCAGCATCGCGGCCAGGACGCGGCGGGTATCGCCACGGTCAATGGCAGCCGCCTGCGGGTGCAGAAGGCCACCGGGTTGGTCCGCGATGTCTTCGACGCACGCACCATGTCCACGTTGGAAGGCAGCGTTGGTATTGCCCATGTGCGCTACCCGACCGCCGGTTCGGAAGGCATGGATGAGGCGCAGCCGTTCTACGTCAATTCGCCGTATGGCATCGCGCTGGCCCACAACGGCAACCTGATCAATACCGAGGCCCTGCGCCAGCAGGTGTTCGAGCAGGACCGCCGCAACGTCAACACCGATTCGGACAGCGAAGTGCTGTTGAACGTGTTCGCCTACGAACTGGAACAGCAGCGCCAGCTCAGCCCGGAAGCCGCCATCCGCGCGGTGGCCGGCGTGCACCGTCGCTGCAAGGGCGGCTACGCGGTGGTCAGCGTGGTGCTGGGCCTGGGCCTGGTCGCCTTCCGCGATCCGCATGGCATCCGTCCGCTGGTGCTGGGCAAGCGCAGCCACGCCGAGGGAGACGAGTACATCGTTGCCTCCGAGTCGGCCGCGCTGGACGTGCTGGGCTTCCAGCGCGTGCGTGACGTGCAGCCGGGCGAAGCGCTGGTGATCACCGCGCGCGGCGAACTGTTCTCGGAAATCTGCGCCGAGCCGGCCGAACACACCCCGTGCATCTTCGAGTACGTGTACTTCGCACGCCCGGATTCGATGATCGACAACGTATCGGTGCACAAGGCGCGCATGCGCATGGGCATCAAGCTGGGCGAGAAGATCCTGCGCCTGCGCCCGGATCACGACATCGACACCATCATCCCGATCCCGGACACCTCGCGCGATGCCGCGCTGGAGATCTCCAACGTGCTCGGGGTGAAGTACCGCGAAGGCTTCATCAAGAACCGTTACATCGGCCGCACGTTCATCATGCCGGGCCAGGGCGAACGGGTGAAGTCGGTGCGTCGCAAGCTCAACCCGATCCACCTGGAATTCCGCAACCGCGTGGTGCTGCTGGTGGACGACTCGATCGTGCGTGGCACCACCAGCCAGCAGATCGTGCAGATGGCGCGCGACGCCGGTGCACGCAAGGTCTACCTGGCCAGCGCCGCGCCGCCGGTGCGTTACCCGAACATCTACGGCATCGACATGCCGGCGGCGGAAGAGCTGGTCGCGCACAATCGCAGCATCGAGGAAATCGAAGCCCACCTGGGCTGCGACTGGCTGATCTACCAGGACATCGAAGACATGGAAGCGGCGGTGAGCGAAGGCAATCCGGCGCTGCGCAACTTCGATTCGTCGTGCTTCAACGGCCATTACCCGACCGGCATCGAACCGGGCTATTTCGAGCGCATCCAGCAGCTGCGTTCGGACGACGCCAAGCACAAGCGCCGCGCCTGA